A genomic window from Agreia sp. COWG includes:
- a CDS encoding o-succinylbenzoate synthase, with translation MASPALPPLAELLAAAHVVSLPLTTRFRGIEVREAMVFRGPRGSTEFSPFLEYDDAECAAWLAAAIDFGWAPQPEPLRERIRVNATVPAVDASRVAEVLGLYDGCRTAKVKVAERGQSLADDVARMRAVREALGAEGRVRIDANGGWNVDEAEHALHALAEFDLEYAEQPCASVDELAELRERLHDWDIPVAADESVRKAEDPLEVARAGAADLLVIKAQPLGGIRSALDIVREAGLPVVVSSALDTSVGVSMGAWLAASIPSLEFDCGLGTASLLAADVTARPVRAVGGFIEVERVELDDQLLAQHAAEPERAAWWRARLERCYELLANA, from the coding sequence ATGGCCTCCCCCGCGCTTCCCCCGCTCGCTGAGCTCCTCGCCGCCGCCCACGTGGTCTCGCTTCCGCTGACCACACGCTTTCGCGGCATCGAGGTGCGCGAGGCGATGGTGTTTCGCGGGCCGCGGGGTTCCACGGAGTTCTCGCCCTTTCTCGAGTACGACGACGCGGAGTGCGCCGCCTGGCTCGCCGCCGCCATCGACTTCGGCTGGGCTCCGCAGCCCGAACCGCTGCGCGAGCGCATCCGGGTGAACGCGACCGTTCCGGCCGTGGACGCGTCACGGGTCGCCGAGGTCCTCGGTCTGTACGACGGCTGCCGCACCGCGAAGGTGAAGGTGGCCGAGCGGGGCCAGTCGCTCGCCGACGACGTGGCCCGCATGCGCGCGGTGCGCGAGGCGCTGGGTGCCGAGGGCCGCGTGCGCATCGACGCGAACGGGGGGTGGAACGTCGATGAGGCCGAGCACGCCCTGCACGCCCTCGCCGAGTTCGACCTCGAATACGCTGAGCAGCCCTGCGCGAGCGTGGACGAGCTCGCCGAGCTGCGGGAGCGACTGCACGACTGGGACATCCCCGTCGCCGCCGACGAGAGTGTACGCAAGGCGGAGGACCCTCTCGAGGTCGCCCGAGCCGGGGCCGCAGACCTCTTGGTGATCAAGGCCCAGCCTCTGGGCGGCATCCGCTCGGCGCTCGACATCGTTCGAGAGGCCGGACTGCCCGTCGTCGTGTCGAGCGCACTCGACACGTCTGTGGGCGTGTCGATGGGGGCGTGGCTCGCCGCGAGCATCCCGAGCCTCGAGTTCGATTGCGGCCTGGGCACGGCGTCGCTTCTGGCGGCGGATGTGACGGCCCGGCCCGTGCGCGCCGTCGGCGGCTTCATCGAGGTGGAGCGCGTCGAACTCGACGACCAGCTCCTCGCTCAGCACGCCGCGGAGCCCGAGCGCGCTGCGTGGTGGCGGGCGCGGCTCGAGCGATGCTACGAGCTGCTGGCGAACGCGTAG
- the ccsB gene encoding c-type cytochrome biogenesis protein CcsB — METLEQYSILLVYSAMAIYALAFIAFALDLARRSSQVRAAAAVSAPAELVGAAVSGGASAGLSDAAGASAASGPVYGTPAGSTPVRTTAAVGGPDDGAVTPKRSVSLRIGVSLTILGFLLQLVGVVLRGIAAERVPWANMYEFSITGTLLIMAVFLIVLTREDLRFLGTFITGLVLILLGVSTVNYYVAVVPLPPALESAWLVIHVFVASLGTAFFALGGALSGIQLLQNRREASPTSRFLNFRLLDTLPDSVRLENLAYRINIVGFVFWTFTLIAGAVWAERAWGRYWGWDTKEVWTFIIWVIYAGYIHARATKGWRGSRSAWLALIGFAAVLFNFGVVNVFFKGLHAYSGL, encoded by the coding sequence ATGGAAACGCTCGAACAGTACTCGATTCTCCTCGTCTATTCGGCGATGGCCATCTACGCGCTCGCGTTCATCGCGTTCGCGCTCGACCTCGCGCGGCGCTCCTCGCAGGTGAGGGCCGCCGCCGCCGTGTCCGCTCCGGCGGAGTTGGTGGGCGCAGCCGTCTCGGGTGGCGCGTCGGCCGGGCTGTCGGATGCCGCTGGCGCGTCCGCCGCATCCGGCCCCGTCTATGGAACCCCGGCTGGCAGCACCCCCGTGCGCACGACCGCAGCGGTCGGTGGCCCTGACGACGGAGCGGTGACCCCCAAGCGCTCGGTGAGCCTGCGCATCGGCGTCTCGCTCACCATCCTCGGATTCCTGCTGCAGCTCGTCGGCGTCGTGCTACGCGGCATCGCGGCCGAGCGGGTGCCGTGGGCCAACATGTACGAGTTCTCGATCACGGGAACCCTGCTGATCATGGCCGTGTTCCTCATCGTGCTCACCCGCGAAGACCTGCGCTTTCTCGGAACGTTCATCACCGGGCTTGTGCTGATTCTGCTGGGCGTCTCGACCGTCAACTACTACGTGGCCGTCGTGCCGCTGCCGCCGGCGCTCGAGTCCGCGTGGCTCGTCATCCACGTCTTCGTGGCCAGCCTGGGCACGGCCTTCTTTGCGCTCGGTGGTGCACTCTCCGGCATCCAGCTGTTGCAGAACCGTCGCGAGGCGTCTCCGACGTCGCGCTTCCTCAACTTCCGCCTGCTCGACACGCTGCCCGACTCGGTGCGCCTCGAGAACCTCGCGTACCGCATCAACATCGTGGGCTTCGTCTTCTGGACCTTCACCCTCATCGCTGGCGCCGTGTGGGCCGAGCGCGCGTGGGGCCGGTACTGGGGCTGGGACACCAAAGAGGTGTGGACCTTCATCATCTGGGTCATCTACGCGGGCTACATTCACGCCCGTGCCACGAAGGGCTGGCGCGGATCGCGGTCGGCGTGGCTCGCGCTCATCGGTTTTGCGGCCGTGCTGTTCAACTTCGGCGTCGTGAACGTGTTCTTCAAGGGCCTGCACGCGTACTCGGGCCTCTAA
- a CDS encoding sortase — translation MSLLLAMVSVVIIFLLANLVVVSQVQHYAGQANLFSELRLSLAEGSAPVQPTGVDGQIVSPGTPVAVMFAPVVGVSREVIVEGTSSGQTMIGAGHRRDTVLPCQVGASVVMARSGGYGGVGSAWAKLTPGDEFTVTTGQGSCTYTVRGQRMAGDDAPAAPTGRQGRITLTTAYGVPFMPTEVLRIDADLTSDAFDRPVTAFPPGSLPESEAAMGVDTSNLFALVLLLELLIAVAIGATYLWRRWGKWHTWIVVAPVAVTTGLLTATSINYLLPNLL, via the coding sequence GTGTCCCTGCTCTTGGCGATGGTCTCGGTGGTGATCATCTTCCTGCTTGCGAATCTGGTGGTCGTGTCGCAGGTGCAGCACTACGCGGGCCAAGCCAACCTGTTCTCAGAGCTTCGACTGTCTCTCGCGGAAGGCTCGGCGCCGGTTCAGCCGACCGGCGTCGACGGCCAGATCGTCTCTCCGGGCACACCTGTTGCCGTGATGTTCGCGCCTGTCGTCGGGGTCAGTCGCGAAGTCATCGTCGAAGGCACCTCGAGCGGCCAGACGATGATCGGCGCGGGTCATCGCAGGGACACGGTGCTGCCGTGCCAGGTCGGCGCGAGCGTGGTCATGGCTCGATCCGGCGGCTACGGCGGGGTCGGAAGTGCCTGGGCCAAGCTGACGCCGGGCGATGAGTTCACCGTCACCACGGGCCAAGGCTCGTGCACCTACACCGTGCGCGGCCAGCGCATGGCGGGAGACGACGCGCCAGCGGCTCCGACGGGTAGACAGGGCCGAATCACCCTCACGACCGCCTACGGTGTTCCGTTCATGCCGACCGAGGTCTTGCGAATCGACGCGGATCTCACGAGCGATGCATTCGATCGGCCCGTTACCGCGTTTCCACCCGGTTCGCTCCCGGAATCCGAGGCTGCCATGGGCGTCGACACATCGAATCTCTTCGCCCTTGTGCTGCTGCTCGAACTTCTGATCGCCGTCGCGATCGGAGCCACGTACCTCTGGCGTCGCTGGGGCAAATGGCACACCTGGATCGTGGTGGCCCCTGTCGCTGTGACGACCGGATTGCTGACGGCGACCAGCATCAATTACCTCCTTCCCAACCTTCTCTAG
- a CDS encoding class F sortase, whose translation MRRSTYVSPGSVDPGDSRSSTRDRFPIVGAVLLSIVGLCVAAALILGVLLATGSPVVAPLIEAVAPPVDEQAAAVAAAVAEDAAAEQIVEEQNGGVAPQPVAGQPLRIRIPAVGLDAEVRAMGVPESRELDPPGPYRAYWISDFGVAGAASTNTTYIAGHTYRDGSAVFNPLLDVPQSAGAVSAGESIVVTTPGGDASYTITSTELYDKSSIEQQTELWQQVPGRLVVVTCFQYNGGTSSTQNFVVYAQLDPGQG comes from the coding sequence ATGCGCAGATCAACTTATGTGTCACCGGGCAGCGTCGATCCAGGGGATTCCCGCTCATCGACCCGAGACCGTTTTCCCATCGTCGGAGCCGTGTTGCTCTCGATCGTCGGCCTCTGCGTGGCTGCCGCCCTTATTCTCGGCGTGCTGCTGGCCACCGGATCGCCCGTCGTGGCTCCGCTGATCGAGGCGGTTGCTCCTCCCGTCGACGAGCAGGCGGCAGCCGTGGCTGCCGCCGTGGCTGAAGATGCGGCGGCCGAGCAGATCGTCGAGGAGCAGAACGGGGGAGTCGCCCCGCAGCCCGTCGCGGGGCAGCCCTTGCGCATCCGGATACCGGCCGTCGGCCTCGATGCCGAGGTGCGCGCCATGGGCGTGCCAGAGAGCCGCGAGCTCGACCCGCCGGGGCCCTACCGCGCCTACTGGATCTCGGACTTCGGGGTGGCAGGGGCCGCAAGCACGAACACCACCTACATCGCCGGGCACACCTACCGCGACGGCTCTGCGGTATTCAACCCGCTGCTCGACGTTCCCCAGTCTGCGGGCGCGGTCTCGGCCGGCGAGTCGATCGTGGTCACGACCCCCGGGGGTGACGCGTCGTACACGATCACCTCGACCGAGCTCTACGACAAGTCGAGCATCGAACAGCAGACCGAGCTGTGGCAGCAGGTGCCGGGGCGGCTCGTCGTGGTGACCTGCTTCCAGTACAACGGCGGAACCTCGTCGACGCAGAACTTCGTCGTCTATGCCCAGCTCGACCCGGGGCAGGGCTGA
- the pstB gene encoding phosphate ABC transporter ATP-binding protein PstB — protein sequence MRTELFGETSAAELVADNISAWFGDHKVLDRVSLTMAAGEVTALIGPSGCGKSTFLRILNRMHEMIPTASLFGEVRLNGNDIYDAKERVTTARRHIGMVFQKPNPFPAMSIYDNVVSGLKLSGVRATRSQRDLLVEDSLRKASLWNEVKDRLDQPGGGLSGGQQQRLCIARSLAVSPRVLLMDEPCSALDPTSTRRVEETIADLRGQVTVVIVTHNMQQAARVSDQCAFFLAAQNTPGVIVEHGDTDAMFESPRDERTSDYVNGRFG from the coding sequence ATGCGCACCGAGCTGTTCGGCGAGACCTCTGCGGCAGAGCTCGTAGCGGATAACATCTCGGCCTGGTTCGGCGATCACAAGGTGCTCGACAGGGTCTCCCTGACCATGGCGGCGGGCGAGGTGACAGCACTCATCGGCCCCTCCGGCTGCGGAAAATCGACCTTTCTGCGCATTTTGAACCGCATGCACGAGATGATTCCGACCGCCTCCCTCTTCGGCGAGGTGCGGCTCAACGGCAACGACATCTATGACGCGAAAGAGCGCGTGACGACTGCTCGACGCCACATCGGCATGGTCTTTCAAAAGCCCAACCCTTTCCCCGCAATGTCCATTTACGACAACGTCGTCTCGGGGCTCAAGCTGTCGGGAGTGAGGGCGACTCGATCGCAGCGCGACCTGCTCGTCGAGGATTCACTGCGCAAGGCCTCGTTGTGGAACGAAGTCAAAGACAGGCTCGACCAGCCCGGCGGAGGGCTCTCCGGAGGGCAGCAACAACGGCTGTGCATCGCGCGCTCTTTGGCCGTCTCTCCTCGAGTGCTGCTCATGGACGAGCCCTGCTCTGCACTGGACCCCACCTCCACTCGTCGTGTGGAAGAGACGATCGCAGATCTGCGCGGCCAGGTGACCGTGGTCATCGTGACTCACAACATGCAGCAGGCCGCTCGCGTGAGCGACCAGTGCGCATTCTTTCTGGCCGCGCAGAACACGCCGGGCGTGATCGTCGAGCACGGAGACACAGACGCCATGTTCGAGAGCCCTCGCGACGAACGCACCAGCGATTACGTCAACGGCCGGTTCGGCTAA
- a CDS encoding PASTA domain-containing protein, translating into MSHTLTTRAEAASTELLAGRYEVGPVRSSTALTLVHRGRDVQLDREVAVTLLRDEFAHDEASAGLFDATISVRAELSHPGIIGVYDAGQCEFGGRAVRWAVGEAVDAPNLDEFEPTAPQAERWGPLMLGLAEQVATAMQHAHGDGAVHGNLGPSTVLLDGSSASDGAALRARITGFGPQAADLAVPSNPVITQRMWQAFTEQLEYPSPEQRAGRAPTRRSDIYGFGCVLAALLLHAERARGCGGGVAGGDSRAAADGVSRAAARADDIARQALAGVAEQAMSEKPGDRQHSFAVVRDQLRWIRAADPRFGGVDLGGDQAVGFVEQTHTMVLPPVIEGPAEPAPATEKLTYLSGMGTGSGTGSGRQSGSGSNNRRPSGASLSASRSTPSSGRGRGGIRRRSPGGWLFAGLAAIVLVVAGLGWGINQANSDAANASVTIPLMVGQELAAATTQLGSLGLSLGGQVQRPDATVPTGLVAATEPAAGSQVALGESVMVVISSGPDARAVPQLQGLTLAAAQDALTAAGLVAGAVLPRDGLSVAGSVLDSDPAFGTPVAAGSVVEIVVSSGNQRVPGSLIGQAGGAASQQLASAGLAPQLLSTPRSDVATGVVVDVVPGAGSSLPLGSIVTLVVSEYTPEPAPANGNAGGGGTGPGGGTPATTKPTVTPSPASPTRPTTKPTTAPQAGAARESGSVGQRGPVRGDGDVS; encoded by the coding sequence ATGTCGCACACGCTCACGACGCGCGCCGAGGCTGCGTCGACCGAACTTCTGGCGGGGCGCTACGAGGTGGGGCCGGTGCGCTCGAGTACGGCGCTCACGCTGGTGCACCGCGGCCGTGACGTGCAGCTCGACCGCGAGGTGGCCGTTACGCTGTTGCGCGACGAGTTCGCGCACGATGAGGCCAGTGCGGGGCTCTTCGACGCGACCATCTCGGTGCGGGCCGAGCTGTCGCATCCGGGCATCATCGGGGTCTACGACGCGGGGCAGTGCGAGTTCGGCGGCCGGGCGGTGCGCTGGGCCGTGGGCGAGGCGGTCGATGCGCCCAACCTCGACGAGTTCGAGCCGACCGCGCCGCAGGCAGAGCGGTGGGGGCCGCTCATGCTCGGTCTCGCCGAACAGGTGGCCACGGCAATGCAGCACGCGCACGGCGACGGGGCGGTGCACGGCAACCTCGGGCCGTCGACGGTGCTGCTCGATGGGTCGTCGGCTTCCGACGGCGCGGCGCTGCGGGCGCGTATCACGGGCTTCGGCCCGCAGGCCGCCGATCTCGCCGTTCCCTCGAACCCGGTGATCACGCAGCGCATGTGGCAGGCGTTCACCGAGCAGCTCGAATACCCGTCTCCCGAGCAGCGGGCCGGCCGCGCGCCCACCAGGCGCAGCGACATCTACGGCTTCGGATGCGTGCTGGCCGCGTTGCTGCTGCACGCCGAGCGGGCGCGGGGTTGTGGGGGTGGCGTCGCGGGTGGCGATTCGCGCGCCGCTGCGGATGGCGTCTCGCGCGCCGCTGCCCGCGCCGACGACATCGCCCGGCAGGCGCTCGCGGGCGTGGCCGAGCAGGCGATGAGCGAGAAGCCAGGCGATCGGCAGCATTCTTTCGCGGTGGTGCGCGATCAGCTGCGCTGGATCCGCGCCGCCGACCCCCGATTTGGTGGCGTCGACCTCGGCGGCGACCAGGCTGTCGGCTTCGTCGAGCAGACCCACACGATGGTGCTGCCCCCGGTGATCGAGGGCCCGGCCGAGCCCGCCCCGGCAACAGAGAAGCTGACATATCTCAGCGGAATGGGCACGGGCTCGGGCACGGGCTCCGGCCGCCAAAGCGGGTCCGGCTCCAACAACCGTCGGCCATCCGGCGCGTCGCTCTCAGCCTCGCGGTCGACGCCGTCGAGCGGTCGAGGTCGAGGCGGCATACGTCGCCGTTCACCCGGGGGCTGGCTCTTCGCGGGCCTCGCCGCGATCGTGCTCGTCGTCGCCGGGCTCGGCTGGGGTATCAACCAGGCGAACAGCGATGCGGCCAATGCCTCCGTCACGATTCCCCTGATGGTGGGCCAGGAGCTCGCCGCCGCCACGACCCAGCTTGGATCGCTCGGCCTCTCGCTCGGCGGCCAGGTGCAGCGACCGGATGCGACGGTGCCCACCGGCCTTGTCGCGGCCACCGAGCCGGCGGCCGGCAGCCAGGTCGCCCTTGGAGAATCGGTCATGGTGGTGATCTCGTCGGGCCCCGATGCCCGCGCGGTTCCGCAGCTGCAGGGCCTCACGCTCGCCGCGGCCCAGGATGCGCTCACCGCGGCGGGGCTGGTGGCCGGCGCCGTGCTGCCCAGGGACGGCCTGAGCGTCGCCGGCTCGGTGCTCGACAGCGACCCCGCATTCGGAACGCCTGTGGCGGCGGGCTCGGTGGTCGAGATCGTGGTGTCGAGCGGAAACCAGCGTGTGCCGGGCTCGTTGATCGGCCAGGCGGGCGGGGCCGCATCCCAGCAGCTGGCCTCGGCCGGCCTCGCACCCCAGCTCCTGAGCACGCCCCGCAGCGACGTCGCCACCGGTGTGGTCGTCGACGTCGTGCCCGGAGCCGGATCGAGCCTGCCGCTCGGCTCGATCGTGACGCTCGTGGTCTCTGAGTACACGCCGGAGCCCGCACCGGCGAACGGCAATGCGGGTGGTGGCGGAACCGGGCCGGGCGGCGGGACCCCCGCGACCACCAAGCCGACGGTCACGCCCTCACCCGCGTCGCCGACGAGGCCCACGACGAAGCCGACGACTGCTCCGCAGGCCGGGGCGGCTCGGGAGTCGGGCTCGGTCGGGCAGCGTGGGCCGGTTCGGGGCGATGGTGACGTCTCCTAG
- a CDS encoding lytic transglycosylase domain-containing protein, whose product MIEWKAMIGLAIPAFLVVGIVGWVGGMPKPAEQVPAPVPSLAGYVDASGAIVLDADQAMAGPSTVDGSSASSLSDGSSATDGIVDPAWLASTSRTTGIPRRALQAYAAAAVTETSTSPGCGITWNTIAAIGEIESAHGTHDGASIGANGQLVGSIIGPALDGGLYAAVPDTDGGEFDGDSSWDHAVGPLQFIPSTWAAHGLDGSGDGNADPNQIDDAALSAASYLCAGGADLATADGWSAAILSYNLDENYVDSVRSMTDRYAQTVG is encoded by the coding sequence ATGATCGAGTGGAAGGCCATGATCGGTCTGGCTATCCCTGCTTTCCTGGTCGTGGGGATCGTCGGCTGGGTCGGGGGCATGCCGAAGCCAGCCGAGCAGGTGCCCGCTCCGGTTCCTTCGTTGGCCGGATACGTCGACGCTTCCGGCGCGATAGTGCTCGATGCCGATCAGGCGATGGCTGGCCCATCGACCGTCGACGGGTCGTCAGCGTCCTCGCTGTCAGATGGGTCATCGGCGACTGATGGGATCGTCGACCCCGCGTGGCTTGCGTCAACGTCGCGCACGACGGGTATTCCGCGGCGCGCTTTACAGGCGTATGCGGCCGCTGCCGTGACGGAAACCTCGACCTCACCCGGTTGCGGCATCACCTGGAACACGATCGCCGCAATCGGAGAGATCGAATCCGCCCATGGCACCCACGACGGAGCGAGCATCGGGGCGAATGGGCAACTGGTCGGTTCGATCATCGGGCCGGCGCTGGATGGAGGCCTTTATGCGGCCGTGCCCGACACCGACGGGGGCGAGTTCGACGGCGACTCTTCGTGGGACCATGCGGTCGGGCCGCTGCAGTTCATTCCCTCGACATGGGCCGCGCACGGTCTCGACGGCAGCGGCGACGGCAATGCCGATCCGAATCAGATCGATGACGCGGCGTTGTCTGCGGCGAGCTATCTGTGTGCGGGCGGGGCGGACCTCGCAACAGCCGACGGGTGGTCGGCAGCCATCCTGAGCTACAACCTCGACGAGAATTACGTCGACTCTGTGCGATCCATGACGGATCGCTACGCGCAGACCGTCGGCTGA
- a CDS encoding substrate-binding domain-containing protein, producing MTSTKRTRRPIVTLLGAVVGLTLILTGSLSASAASYTRISGQGSSWAGNAVAEWVSQVRTQGVTVDYTAAGSSSGRANFANQTNADFAVSEIPYTGDTADPQDSNKPSFGYGMLPVVAGGTSFMYNLQVGGQRFTDLKLSPGSVAGIFSGAITRWNAPEIVADNPDVALPDQRITVVVRSDGSGATAQFKLWMLRQFPAQYAALAAATGMDAAHASSYFPTGSLSNFVAQNQSQGVTQYTSDTPGTINYDEYSYAQQVGFPVAQLKNAAGFYTVPDQYAVAVALTQAQINQEAGPNYLSQDLSNVYQYGDPRSYPLSAYSYMLVPTELRGGFTADKGATLAYFNQYALCEGQRTMGALGYSPLPMNLILAAMEQVAKIPGIDEATLATITATRDGVLHGGANPCNSPTFQPGDDVSHNVLIDTAPFPAGCDAACQAPWRLAGSGVGVGGPTFETDATAVAGGGSGAPAATDNAAAAGGPANAGTTAAKSCDADTGVCASDDATLAGANVKAIPTVIGGQQGWAGPQTLMTLVGLLLVTLLLAPPLVGRILSRSSRPSRSSSGAKQ from the coding sequence ATGACCTCGACTAAGCGCACTCGTCGCCCCATCGTCACTTTGCTCGGAGCCGTCGTCGGACTCACGCTCATCCTGACAGGGTCTCTGTCGGCATCCGCGGCCAGCTACACCCGCATCTCCGGTCAAGGCTCGTCGTGGGCGGGCAACGCCGTCGCGGAATGGGTGAGCCAGGTGAGAACACAGGGTGTGACCGTCGACTACACGGCCGCCGGATCGTCGAGCGGTCGGGCCAACTTCGCCAATCAGACGAACGCCGACTTTGCCGTCTCGGAAATTCCCTATACCGGCGACACGGCCGATCCTCAAGACAGCAACAAGCCGAGTTTCGGTTATGGCATGCTGCCCGTGGTCGCTGGCGGAACCTCTTTCATGTACAACCTGCAGGTGGGCGGCCAGCGATTCACCGATCTCAAGCTGTCTCCTGGCAGTGTCGCCGGCATCTTCTCGGGCGCGATAACCCGGTGGAACGCGCCCGAAATCGTTGCGGACAACCCCGATGTGGCGCTGCCCGACCAGCGCATCACAGTCGTCGTACGTTCCGACGGCTCGGGGGCGACGGCCCAGTTCAAGCTGTGGATGCTTCGGCAGTTTCCCGCCCAGTACGCGGCCTTGGCCGCCGCGACGGGCATGGATGCGGCACACGCCAGCTCGTACTTTCCCACCGGCAGTCTTTCGAACTTCGTTGCGCAGAACCAATCCCAGGGTGTGACGCAATACACCTCGGACACCCCGGGCACGATCAACTACGACGAGTACTCCTATGCACAGCAGGTGGGTTTTCCTGTTGCGCAGTTGAAGAATGCGGCCGGGTTCTACACGGTGCCCGACCAGTACGCAGTGGCGGTGGCACTGACTCAGGCCCAGATCAACCAGGAGGCCGGCCCCAACTACCTCTCGCAGGATCTCTCGAACGTGTACCAGTACGGCGATCCGCGCAGCTACCCTCTGTCTGCCTACTCGTACATGCTTGTTCCCACCGAGCTTCGCGGCGGGTTCACCGCCGATAAGGGGGCGACTCTCGCCTACTTCAATCAGTACGCGCTCTGCGAGGGACAGCGCACGATGGGCGCCCTCGGCTACTCGCCGCTGCCCATGAACCTGATCCTCGCGGCTATGGAGCAGGTGGCGAAGATTCCCGGAATCGATGAGGCCACCTTGGCCACGATCACGGCCACGCGGGATGGTGTGCTCCACGGTGGAGCGAACCCCTGTAACTCGCCCACGTTCCAGCCCGGTGATGATGTGAGCCACAACGTTCTCATCGACACCGCTCCGTTTCCGGCTGGCTGCGACGCGGCCTGCCAAGCGCCCTGGCGCCTCGCCGGCTCGGGAGTCGGCGTGGGTGGTCCCACCTTCGAAACGGATGCCACGGCGGTTGCCGGTGGCGGATCGGGGGCACCGGCTGCCACTGACAACGCTGCGGCGGCCGGTGGGCCAGCCAACGCTGGTACAACCGCGGCGAAGAGCTGCGATGCCGATACCGGGGTGTGCGCGAGCGACGATGCGACGCTGGCCGGGGCGAATGTGAAGGCCATCCCCACGGTCATCGGGGGGCAACAGGGCTGGGCCGGCCCGCAGACGCTGATGACCCTGGTCGGGCTTCTCCTGGTCACGCTGCTGCTGGCGCCACCGCTGGTGGGCCGCATCTTGTCTCGGTCTTCCCGGCCGTCGCGATCATCTTCGGGCGCGAAGCAATGA